The Arachis hypogaea cultivar Tifrunner chromosome 16, arahy.Tifrunner.gnm2.J5K5, whole genome shotgun sequence genome contains a region encoding:
- the LOC112758869 gene encoding uncharacterized protein isoform X1 yields the protein MEVLKADSNLQDNAMRELYEASIKGCVMTLKALIQRDPLILFRVSLYPFHETPLHIASLLGHQDFCKILLENNPAFAVEVNSEGRCPLHLASAKGHVEVVKILLQINQEACMVRDNDDMIPLHFAAMRGHAAAVEELVRARPESVKERIVTDDSSVLHLCVRFNHLEALKFLVETMRLEAAEDNHQILCAKDKDGNTVLHLAVKNRQFKSIEYLLSVSEMSPAISALNEVGNLSALDMVHSYALRINQLLTRAGALFESSSNTLVVQESEPSSTDIDNAHSSSSEGSIDTPAEQPQMLASMDLQPQPHLPLRSSTGQPSESSQPQESNIAPAQSADTHVEQPLPLSSMAPQQQPPQLPQQNNIRRSQSAPSSVGNNNHPSPPPPPSSTEITPQDDKNSRWSSRVEHFCKKYLISQINWMDSSQLMVATTVIATITFQSVLSPPGGVWSADTHDGGYQCNRYGYCEAGTVVLGYAQSPDYIKFIFFNSASFFSSLCALLLIISGFPLNNVAMKWIMTFLMVASASCMLLTYMWALGMTSPDHIYHRLRSLGYLLVGLWGFLLFVIGIFQIIRFILWLRSRRSSSTPSTTTTRNTTNAHSHSGI from the exons ATGGAGGTTTTGAAAGCAGATTCAAATCTACAAGACAATGCAATGAGAGAACTTTATGAAGCATCAATAAAAGGATGTGTAATGACCTTAAAAGCACTGATCCAAAGGGATCCTCTCATTCTCTTTAGGGTTTCACTCTATCCCTTTCATGAAACCCCATTACACATAGCCTCATTGCTTGGACACCAAGATTTCTGCAAGATCCTTCTAGAAAACAACCCTGCTTTCGCCGTCGAGGTGAACTCAGAAGGACGGTGCCCTCTTCATCTTGCTTCCGCTAAAGGGCACGTGGAGGTTGTGAAGATTTTGTTGCAGATAAACCAAGAAGCTTGCATGGTTAGAGACAACGATGACATGATTCCTCTCCACTTCGCCGCGATGAGGGGACACGCGGCAGCAGTTGAGGAGCTGGTAAGGGCAAGGCCGGAGTCCGTTAAAGAGAGGATTGTGACTGATGATAGCTCCGTTCTGCATTTGTGTGTTCGGTTTAACCATCTTGAGGCCTTGAAATTCTTGGTTGAAACAATGAGACTTGAAGCTGCAGAAGACAACCACCAAATTTTGTGTGCCAAGGACAAAGACGGTAACACTGTTTTGCATTTAGCTGTGAAGAACAGGCAATTTAAG AGCATTGAATACTTGCTTTCGGTATCGGAAATGAGTCCAGCAATAAGTGCCTTGAATGAAGTTGGAAATTTATCAGCTTTGGACATGGTGCACTCCTATGCCCTTAGAATTAACCAACTTTTAACCAGAGCAGGAGCACTCTTTGAAAGCTCTTCCAATACGCTTGTTGTACAAGAATCAGAACCCTCATCAACAGACATTGATAATGCACACTCATCCTCATCAGAAGGAAGCATAG ATACTCCTGCAGAACAACCACAGATGTTGGCAAGCATGGATCTTCAACCACAACCACACCTGCCACTGCGATCAAGCACAGGACAACCTTCAGAGTCATCACAACCTCAAGAAAGCAACATCGCTCCAGCACAATCAGCAGATACTCATGTGGAACAACCTCTGCCCTTGTCAAGCATGGCGCCTCAACAGCAACCACCACAACTGCCACAGCAAAACAACATTCGTCGATCACAATCAGCACCATCCTCGGTAGGTAACAATAATCATCCTTCACCGCCACCACCCCCCTCGTCAACAGAAATAACACCACAAGATGATAAGAACAGCAGATGGAGTAGCCGGGTTGAGCATTTCTGCAAAAAATACCTGATAAGCCAAATCAACTGGATGGACAGCAGTCAACTCATGGTAGCAACAACCGTCATCGCAACCATAACATTCCAATCAGTTCTAAGCCCACCAGGAGGAGTATGGTCAGCAGACACACACGATGGCGGCTACCAATGCAACAGATATGGTTACTGCGAAGCCGGAACGGTGGTTCTAGGTTATGCTCAATCACCAGATTATATTAAATTCATCTTCTTCAACTCTGCTTCATTCTTTTCCTCTCTGTGTGCGCTCTTGTTAATCATAAGCGGGTTTCCACTTAACAATGTAGCTATGAAGTGGATTATGACATTCCTGATGGTGGCTTCTGCGTCCTGCATGCTGCTAACATACATGTGGGCCCTGGGAATGACCAGCCCTGATCATATTTATCATAGGCTTAGGAGTCTCGGGTATTTGTTGGTCGGTTTATGGGGTTTCTTGCTTTTTGTTATTGGCATCTTTCAGATAATAAGGTTCATTCTTTGGCTTAGATCAAGAAGGTCGTCCTCCACTCCCTCAACAACtactactcggaatactacaaaTGCGCACTCACATAGTGGCATCTAA
- the LOC112758869 gene encoding uncharacterized protein isoform X2, protein MEVLKADSNLQDNAMRELYEASIKGCVMTLKALIQRDPLILFRVSLYPFHETPLHIASLLGHQDFCKILLENNPAFAVEVNSEGRCPLHLASAKGHVEVVKILLQINQEACMVRDNDDMIPLHFAAMRGHAAAVEELVRARPESVKERIVTDDSSVLHLCVRFNHLEALKFLVETMRLEAAEDNHQILCAKDKDGNTVLHLAVKNRQFKSIEYLLSVSEMSPAISALNEVGNLSALDMVHSYALRINQLLTRAGALFESSSNTLVVQESEPSSTDIDNAHSSSSEGSIEQPQMLASMDLQPQPHLPLRSSTGQPSESSQPQESNIAPAQSADTHVEQPLPLSSMAPQQQPPQLPQQNNIRRSQSAPSSVGNNNHPSPPPPPSSTEITPQDDKNSRWSSRVEHFCKKYLISQINWMDSSQLMVATTVIATITFQSVLSPPGGVWSADTHDGGYQCNRYGYCEAGTVVLGYAQSPDYIKFIFFNSASFFSSLCALLLIISGFPLNNVAMKWIMTFLMVASASCMLLTYMWALGMTSPDHIYHRLRSLGYLLVGLWGFLLFVIGIFQIIRFILWLRSRRSSSTPSTTTTRNTTNAHSHSGI, encoded by the exons ATGGAGGTTTTGAAAGCAGATTCAAATCTACAAGACAATGCAATGAGAGAACTTTATGAAGCATCAATAAAAGGATGTGTAATGACCTTAAAAGCACTGATCCAAAGGGATCCTCTCATTCTCTTTAGGGTTTCACTCTATCCCTTTCATGAAACCCCATTACACATAGCCTCATTGCTTGGACACCAAGATTTCTGCAAGATCCTTCTAGAAAACAACCCTGCTTTCGCCGTCGAGGTGAACTCAGAAGGACGGTGCCCTCTTCATCTTGCTTCCGCTAAAGGGCACGTGGAGGTTGTGAAGATTTTGTTGCAGATAAACCAAGAAGCTTGCATGGTTAGAGACAACGATGACATGATTCCTCTCCACTTCGCCGCGATGAGGGGACACGCGGCAGCAGTTGAGGAGCTGGTAAGGGCAAGGCCGGAGTCCGTTAAAGAGAGGATTGTGACTGATGATAGCTCCGTTCTGCATTTGTGTGTTCGGTTTAACCATCTTGAGGCCTTGAAATTCTTGGTTGAAACAATGAGACTTGAAGCTGCAGAAGACAACCACCAAATTTTGTGTGCCAAGGACAAAGACGGTAACACTGTTTTGCATTTAGCTGTGAAGAACAGGCAATTTAAG AGCATTGAATACTTGCTTTCGGTATCGGAAATGAGTCCAGCAATAAGTGCCTTGAATGAAGTTGGAAATTTATCAGCTTTGGACATGGTGCACTCCTATGCCCTTAGAATTAACCAACTTTTAACCAGAGCAGGAGCACTCTTTGAAAGCTCTTCCAATACGCTTGTTGTACAAGAATCAGAACCCTCATCAACAGACATTGATAATGCACACTCATCCTCATCAGAAGGAAGCATAG AACAACCACAGATGTTGGCAAGCATGGATCTTCAACCACAACCACACCTGCCACTGCGATCAAGCACAGGACAACCTTCAGAGTCATCACAACCTCAAGAAAGCAACATCGCTCCAGCACAATCAGCAGATACTCATGTGGAACAACCTCTGCCCTTGTCAAGCATGGCGCCTCAACAGCAACCACCACAACTGCCACAGCAAAACAACATTCGTCGATCACAATCAGCACCATCCTCGGTAGGTAACAATAATCATCCTTCACCGCCACCACCCCCCTCGTCAACAGAAATAACACCACAAGATGATAAGAACAGCAGATGGAGTAGCCGGGTTGAGCATTTCTGCAAAAAATACCTGATAAGCCAAATCAACTGGATGGACAGCAGTCAACTCATGGTAGCAACAACCGTCATCGCAACCATAACATTCCAATCAGTTCTAAGCCCACCAGGAGGAGTATGGTCAGCAGACACACACGATGGCGGCTACCAATGCAACAGATATGGTTACTGCGAAGCCGGAACGGTGGTTCTAGGTTATGCTCAATCACCAGATTATATTAAATTCATCTTCTTCAACTCTGCTTCATTCTTTTCCTCTCTGTGTGCGCTCTTGTTAATCATAAGCGGGTTTCCACTTAACAATGTAGCTATGAAGTGGATTATGACATTCCTGATGGTGGCTTCTGCGTCCTGCATGCTGCTAACATACATGTGGGCCCTGGGAATGACCAGCCCTGATCATATTTATCATAGGCTTAGGAGTCTCGGGTATTTGTTGGTCGGTTTATGGGGTTTCTTGCTTTTTGTTATTGGCATCTTTCAGATAATAAGGTTCATTCTTTGGCTTAGATCAAGAAGGTCGTCCTCCACTCCCTCAACAACtactactcggaatactacaaaTGCGCACTCACATAGTGGCATCTAA
- the LOC112758870 gene encoding 26S proteasome regulatory subunit 4 homolog A produces the protein MGQGTPGGLNRQGMPGDRKPDSGDKKDKKFEPAAPPARVGRKQRKQKGPEAAARLPTVTPVSKCKLRLLKLERIKDYLLMEEEFVANQERLKPQEEKAEEDRSKVDDLRGSPMSVGNLEELIDENHAIVSSSVGPEYYVGILSFVDKDQLEPGCAILMHNKVLSVVGLLQDEVDPMVSVMKVEKAPLESYADIGGLDAQIQEIKEAVELPLTHPELYEDIGIKPPKGVILYGEPGTGKTLLAKAVANSTSATFLRVVGSELIQKYLGDGPKLVRELFRVADDLSPSIVFIDEIDAVGTKRYDAHSGGEREIQRTMLELLNQLDGFDSRGDVKVILATNRIESLDPALLRPGRIDRKIEFPLPDIKTRRRIFQIHTSRMTLADDVNLEEFVMTKDEFSGADIKAICTEAGLLALRERRMKVTHADFKKAKDKVMFKKKEGVPEGLYM, from the exons ATGGGTCAGGGAACTCCGGGCGGTCTCAACCGGCAGGGCATGCCGGGGGACAGGAAGCCAGACAGCGGCGACAAGAAGGACAAGAAGTTCGAGCCGGCGGCGCCGCCAGCTCGCGTTGGCAGGAAACAGCGGAAGCAGAAGGGGCCCGAGGCGGCGGCGCGGCTTCCGACGGTGACGCCGGTTTCGAAGTGCAAGCTGAGGCTGCTGAAGCTGGAGAGGATTAAGGACTACCTTCTGATGGAGGAGGAGTTCGTGGCCAACCAGGAGCGACTGAAGCCGCAAGAGGAGAAGGCCGAAGAGGACCGATCCAAGGTCGATGACCTTCGCGGTTCGCCCATGTCCGTCGGAAACTTGGAGGAGCTCATCGATGAGAATCATGCAATCGTTTCGTCATCGGTTGGCCCTGAGTACTATGTTGGAATCTTGTCTTTTGTCGATAAGGATCAGCTTGAACCCGGTTGCGCCATCTTGATGCATAACAAG GTTCTATCTGTTGTTGGGCTTCTTCAAGATGAAGTTGATCCAATGGTCTCAGTCATGAAGGTTGAGAAAGCTCCTTTGGAATCCTACGCTGACATTGGTGGTTTAGATGCCCAGATACAGGAAATTAAAGAAGCAGTTGAGCTTCCTCTCACACATCCTGAACTGTACGAAGACATCGGTATCAAACCACCTAAGGGGGTCATTTTATATGGAGAACCTGGAACTGGAAAGACCTTGCTTGCAAAG GCTGTTGCAAACTCAACATCTGCAACATTTTTAAGAGTTGTTGGTAGTGAATTAATACAAAAATACTTGGGAGATGGTCCAAAACTTGTGAGGGAACTTTTCCGGGTAGCTGATGATCTCTCCCCTTcaattgtcttcattgatgaaaTTGATGCAGTTGGTACAAAGAG GTATGATGCTCACTCAGGTGGAGAACGCGAAATTCAAAGGACTATGTTGGAGCTTCTTAATCAGTTAGATGGTTTTGATTCAAGAGGAGATGTAAAGGTGATCCTTGCAACCAACAGAATTGAAAGCCTTGATCCAGCTCTATTGAGACCTGGTCGAATAGACAGGAAGATAGAGTTTCCCCTCCCTGACATCAAAACCAGGAGACGCATTTTCCAG ATACACACATCAAGGATGACATTAGCTGATGATGTGAACTTAGAAGAATTTGTTATGACTAAGGATGAGTTTTCAGGGGCTGATATAAAAGCAATATGCACTGAAGCTGGCTTACTTGCTCTACGAGAGCGCCGAATGAAG GTGACACATGCCGACTTTAAGAAGGCAAAGGATAAAGTGATGttcaagaagaaagaaggggTGCCAGAAGGACTGTATATGTAA